Proteins from one Mucilaginibacter jinjuensis genomic window:
- a CDS encoding GH92 family glycosyl hydrolase, producing MRKNGGFLLCCLILTTFLSANAQTKLTKYVDPFIGTGGHGHTFPGATVPFGMVQLSPDNGRTGWDWCGGYHYSDSVVVGFSHTHLSGTGIGDWYDISVMPETRLITDTADHGEVKYSHKNEKATPGYYQVKLNNGVNVALTTTERCGLHDISFPTGVTPVVKVNLGFHINWDKPTSTYIKQINDSTIVGYRYSTGWAEMQRVYFAIRSSKPFKKLYLNADGANVNGSEAKATAVMGQLLFDAQSNNKVMLKVALSTVSTDKAIIALGEVKGWDFNKTKANAEAKWEHELAKVQIKTDDAKLRRVFYTALYHTCMAPALYSDADGSYQNAKGEVHQMPAGQQRYTEYSLWDTFRALNPLFTVTQQERYLGILNTMLAFYKETGLLPIWDLSANETNCMTGYHAVPVLADAVLKGIKGVDANLAYEAMKKSSMQNIRGTNFYRQYGYIPQDKFGSSVTITLEYSYDDWCIAQVAKKLGHNDDYNYYMTRSTSWKNLFDPKIGFARAKNSDGKWVVPFDPYYSEHDPDKAMFTEGNSWQHTFFVPHDVTGLAMKYGSYANFAKKLDSLFSVSSKMTGEHQSPDVSGMIGQYAHGNEPSHHIAYMYDFIGMPWKTQSRVRMIVDSMYHDQPDGYAGNEDCGQMSAWAVWSISGLYPANPASGKYMFGSPSANEVAITTTTGKFVIKAKNNSKKNVYIQSVTLNGKPYTKGYITHQDVLKGGVLEFTMGPDPKI from the coding sequence ATGAGAAAGAACGGTGGGTTTTTATTGTGTTGTTTAATTCTGACTACTTTTTTAAGTGCTAATGCACAAACCAAACTAACAAAATATGTAGACCCGTTTATTGGTACGGGCGGGCACGGGCATACATTCCCGGGTGCTACGGTACCTTTTGGAATGGTACAGCTAAGCCCTGATAATGGCCGTACAGGCTGGGACTGGTGCGGTGGTTACCATTACAGCGATTCTGTTGTAGTGGGCTTTAGCCATACACACTTAAGCGGCACAGGTATCGGCGATTGGTACGATATTTCTGTAATGCCCGAAACAAGGCTGATTACCGACACTGCCGACCATGGCGAGGTGAAATACAGCCACAAAAATGAGAAAGCAACACCTGGCTACTACCAGGTTAAATTAAATAATGGTGTAAATGTAGCATTGACTACCACCGAAAGATGCGGGTTGCATGATATAAGTTTCCCGACAGGCGTAACACCTGTAGTTAAAGTAAACCTCGGCTTTCATATCAACTGGGATAAACCAACATCTACCTATATTAAGCAGATCAACGACTCTACTATTGTTGGTTATCGTTATTCAACCGGTTGGGCAGAGATGCAAAGGGTTTACTTTGCTATCAGGTCATCGAAACCGTTTAAAAAACTATACCTCAATGCCGATGGTGCTAATGTAAATGGATCGGAAGCTAAGGCAACTGCGGTTATGGGCCAATTGTTGTTTGATGCACAATCTAACAACAAAGTGATGCTGAAAGTTGCGCTGTCGACTGTTAGTACCGATAAAGCAATCATCGCGTTGGGCGAAGTTAAAGGTTGGGATTTCAACAAAACCAAAGCAAACGCCGAGGCGAAATGGGAGCACGAATTAGCGAAAGTGCAGATTAAAACTGATGATGCTAAGTTACGTCGTGTTTTCTACACTGCACTTTACCATACCTGTATGGCACCTGCTTTATATTCTGATGCTGATGGTAGCTACCAAAACGCTAAAGGCGAGGTACATCAAATGCCGGCAGGTCAGCAGCGTTATACAGAATATTCATTGTGGGATACCTTCCGCGCCTTAAACCCTCTGTTTACCGTTACACAGCAAGAGCGCTACCTGGGTATTTTAAACACCATGCTCGCTTTCTACAAAGAAACTGGCTTGTTGCCGATCTGGGATTTAAGCGCTAACGAAACCAATTGCATGACTGGCTACCATGCCGTGCCTGTATTGGCCGATGCGGTTTTAAAAGGTATTAAAGGTGTTGATGCTAACCTGGCTTATGAGGCCATGAAAAAAAGCTCAATGCAAAACATCCGCGGAACAAACTTCTACCGTCAGTATGGCTACATCCCGCAGGATAAATTTGGTAGCAGCGTTACCATCACTTTAGAGTATTCTTATGACGACTGGTGCATTGCGCAGGTTGCCAAAAAACTGGGTCATAACGATGATTATAATTATTACATGACCCGTTCGACTTCGTGGAAAAACCTGTTCGATCCTAAAATTGGTTTCGCAAGGGCTAAAAATTCTGATGGTAAATGGGTAGTGCCTTTCGATCCTTATTATTCTGAGCACGATCCTGATAAGGCTATGTTTACAGAAGGTAACTCATGGCAGCACACCTTCTTTGTACCACACGATGTTACCGGTTTGGCTATGAAGTATGGCAGCTACGCCAACTTTGCTAAAAAGCTGGATTCATTGTTCTCGGTAAGCTCAAAAATGACAGGCGAGCACCAGTCACCAGATGTGAGCGGCATGATTGGTCAGTACGCACACGGCAACGAGCCAAGCCACCACATTGCTTATATGTATGATTTTATTGGTATGCCATGGAAAACCCAATCGCGCGTGCGTATGATCGTTGATTCAATGTACCACGATCAGCCTGATGGCTACGCCGGTAACGAAGATTGCGGACAGATGAGCGCCTGGGCAGTATGGAGTATTTCGGGCCTTTACCCGGCAAACCCGGCCAGCGGCAAATACATGTTCGGCAGCCCTTCAGCTAATGAGGTTGCCATTACCACCACTACCGGCAAATTCGTTATTAAAGCTAAAAACAATAGCAAAAAGAATGTATACATCCAAAGCGTAACGCTTAACGGCAAGCCTTATACCAAAGGATATATCACCCATCAGGATGTGTTAAAAGGAGGGGTGCTGGAGTTTACAATGGGGCCTGATCCAAAAATCTAA